Within the Erigeron canadensis isolate Cc75 chromosome 6, C_canadensis_v1, whole genome shotgun sequence genome, the region CCCCGactctttctttcttgtatCCAATAGCATGCTTTTGACCATTTCAAAATCCGTTTTTCAAATACTTCTGATACATCTATTTTCGCCCTTTCATTTTATATGGAATTATGGATGACATAAAAGGTTAACTTACATATTTGTAACCTATCTATGTTCAACGAGACAATCAAATCTAACCGGTCAAAGGACTACCCTTTGTAAAAATTCCAGTGTTTTCAATGTTAGAAATCTCCCGCATCAAGTTGACATCCAAACTAGAGCTTCGTAACGTGTTAACAGACTACCAAACTATAGGTTCGGTCATACTTTAATGCGAACCTGCCAGCTGCATTAATCCTTCACTTTGCCCCTTGTATCTCAAGTTAGAGCATATGTGCCATAGAAGGCTTGCTTAATTTCCTGGCTCCCAATGTTGTTGTGCACTATGTTAACATGCGCTATTGATCATGAATTCATGATCAAACTTGACGACCAGGAAGTGTAAAATACAGAAACTTACATTAGCACATGTCTTGCCAAAAGTCGGCAGAGTTGGCGAGAGATCCGATTGAGATTCAACGAAGCTCATTCACCATAACTAATATCATTATctatgttttattgtttttaaagatgCATAGCACTACCATTGGCCTTACGGTGAGAGACAAATGATCAGTTTACACCTGACCAAAGAACCTATACTTGAACATCTTTCAAAAACTTGGTGTTTTATCCGTTCAAATATCAAATTTTTTGAGAGGAAATGATTTATCAATATGTGGAAATCATATCGAATATTGATAACTTTGATAGCTGCTGTTATTTGTCGAAAGACCAAAGCATTCATGGGTGTAATAAAATAGACCCAAAATATGCTCAGGAGTTGATCCAAACAGATAAATAAGCAGATTGGAACTTCCAACACACATGAACAGTTTGAATATGCTATTTGAAGATAACACCAACATTTCAAGATTCATTACTAATACAAAATGCTCGGGCTCAATCATCTAGAAGGTTTTGATCGCATGTTTGATTACATGAACATTCACTACAAGCCAAAAAACTTTGCTCAAACATAACAAACTGGATCGAGAAAATGAAACCTCAGATTTGATTTTTAAGTCTTTTAAGTGTTGTCATATTCAAGCAGCGACAGAATCCACATTGCTTTGCACTGCTGGATTTTGCTTCCTCTCTGCTTGAAGTGATCTACATAACGACTCGagcttttctttttgatttttggtcTTCTCCAGTTGCTTCTTCATGCGTTCTCGCTGCTCACATAGATATCAAGTCATTTTCATTTGCAAATGAGAAGCTTCTTACTAAAATCAAAACAATTAAAAGGGAGATGTATACACAAAAAGATCATACGTTTTGTTGAGCtgtatatacataaaaacaaGAATCGGACATTCTTTGATGTTTTTACATTTAATTCCTTTCTGTTTACCTTCACTTCTGTTGCATCCGTTATAAGTTTTCACTAACTGACAGCATAGGTATGGGAATTAAagtatgtgatttttttttttttaggcaTGCAAGTGAAACAATTGGTAAAAGTTCTACGGCTAGTccatttaaatatacttcaCAGACTTCCATAACAAAAGGTAATAACAACACTCACCTCCTCCACAAGTTGTATGAGAGTGAAGTCTGACTTCTCTGTCTTGCCCTTCAGAAAAGTATTTTCCTTTTTGAGTTCTTTTATCGATTTTGACATCTAGGTTCACACACACAGGTACTTGTAAAGAACATGAAGCAAATCTATATTTACAATAGCAGTCGATAGAAATACAACTTTACCTTTTCTATCTCTTGCTTAAATGTTTCAAAAACCTCATTGCTCTTCACTAATGCGTCCTGGAAAAGTTTAAGAGCTATGATATAGCTGACAAACAATTAATGTATCATTCATGTACATAATAATGGACTTTCAATTTATGTAAACATCTTTGACAGATCATAGATTAGCCTTGAATTCACCAATATCTTATGCAGAGCCGGCTTTGAAGTGGCTCAATGGGTGCTAATGAGCCAGGCCCACCCCTTTCTAAGGGCCCATAAATTttctattgtatatatatttatgcagACTTTCTGTACGTAGAAGTCCATTTCACTCCTTATATCTGATATATAGTCTGATACATTGATTTTGCAAACTTTACATTTTCCATGTTACAACCCTATACTGTTATCTAAAGTTCTTTCTAATCCATATCTTTCATATAAATTACTATTTTATCTTCTTTAGTAAGATATGGAATTCACTggaaaaaacaaaagtcaatttTTACTTGGCCAAGTTTAGATTTTTTGTGATATACGCACAATAAAAAATATGGAATAATTTAGTATATTACGAATATGTAGCAGGCTAATTTTATACTCATAGTTACTTTTTCTAATcaataatatacatacataaaattatatttttataactttatagttaatttttaatttcattatttataaagtataagttTAAATAAATGGTGAGATATTTGTCTATATATAAGACTTTGAAATTACTTTCGGGTGTGTTTAGTTTTAAAACCTATCGGTGAGGGTTGTTATTCAAAAAATGTGTGGAGAGCCAAACGATTTGTTTAAGAAATataaactatattataatattttgtcATATATGTTTATGTCGAAAACATTTATAATTATCCTAATATTAGGATATTATAGCTTAAGGGCCCGTCTTCTACATTCGAGCCAGACCCCGggatatttttacatttttgaaGACGGCACTGATCTTATGAACTAGTGCAACTTATTCCATGGGTCTAACCTGGAATTGCTGGAACTTTTCACTGTCTGCCGTTAATTGTAAGCGCAAATTCTTTTCTGTTGCCAGCAATGATGACACCTGCTCTGCATACATCTTCATCTGGGATTGTTCCCTGACAAAGTTTTCTTCGTGTTGCTGAATCTTCAAATCTGCAATTTGGAGTTCTAGAGATTTCTGCTTTAACTGCATCAATATTATGGAACTTAAATGCATAGCTTCAAAAAACAAGTTTACAAACATGGTTTAATGCATCAGAACGAAAATACAAGTAGTTACCTGGTGAGCATACTGTTGCTCACTAAGAGCAATTTGATCTTCCTTTTGCTTCAACTGGTTTCTTAACCTGAAGAGGATTTTGTACGTTAATCCCAAGCAAGTTAAATTATATGATGACAACTAACAAGTATGGTTACAGAtattagttgttgttgataggCTCCATTGCCTCATTGAGTGTCACCAGGAGAGATGGCAGCCACTCAAAAGCAGACAACATCTTTGTTTCCGTACATAATTTATCTATTTCCAATTTAGAATTGAGTTCTATCATAACGTTGCTAATATGCAGACCAGAAATTGGCTGATACCAGAAGGAAAAAATTTTACGTTTCATTTGACTTCAGTCACATGCCCTTTATGCAAGAAATTTTTTAATCATGGGTGCCTCAAAATTTAGCATAGAATATAGTATAGTATAGTATTCACATTTCATTCTCCTTTAGTTGTGTCAGGCTATCATCTCTTTGCTCCTCCAGCTTGTTGGTGACGTCCTGTGATACAGCAAGAAAAAGTAGTTTAAACTCGTACCATTTGATAAAAAAAGATACTATTATCCTACCACGACAAGAAATAACTAGTTTTTGCAAGAACGCAAGTATCTTATCTGGTAAATACTTAATAGGCACAGAAATCCACAAGACTTGTAAGTATTACTATAGGAATAGTATGTTCTTCAAAAATATAGGAAAAATATGCATACTCCTTTTTCTTCGAAGATGTCATTAAAGAACCAAACAAGTCAATCAAGAGGTTACAACTGATGGATATTATAGACTAGTTATGAAAAATAACTTAAAACATGTTAGTTATATGTCAATTATAACATTATGCTATCTTTTTATTTCATAGACACCAGGTTTGACATTTATAAGCAACAAAAATAGCTTGTTTTCAAGAATGCTGGAGCATGGATGTACAACTAAATACGAATAAACTAATTTCTCAAGCAATGAGCCAAGCTCATGGAAGGTTGACTAAGACATACATATATGGTCCCAAACACGCGGGCTTACACAGAGATCATGTAAGAACAGGAGGTTTCCACAAGCAACATAATTGTGTCATGTTCTACATGCTACTTTCCTACACATAGATTTAGTTACAGGTATACTTATACCTTTATAGCTTCCTGAAATTTGTTCGATAGCTCAAGCCTTAAGTTTTGACTTTCTGTTGATACTCTTTTGCACTCATCCTGCCAAACAACGATAAACATGTAAATATTATAATCAACAATATGCTCCTGGAGATCAACAACAAATGGACTTTGTAGTTTGGTCATAACTAAGGAACTTGTATAAATGAAGAAAATAAGTGACCAAAATGCATGTTACAATATAGGGTAGTTAATAAATTGACACattcatatattaattattcaatATTACACTAATCAT harbors:
- the LOC122603229 gene encoding alpha-taxilin; amino-acid sequence: MENPAVTHLPEVDSLPDGFVDSSAEPLVSSPATPEQEVQVTDYKEERLVEIDSRPDLVVDDFQSCEGDDGSSDQARTFPVELSEYVGDCDAQKSGETDAGSPSFVSEKVEQEMAPLSDGKKNAREMCQVSEKTTDQGVEAQAAHVQGTIPSESVGASRKDTSEAKRKSAKRTFKSEKEFLEFTLSYQKVLSERDAAISMRDKLESLCRELQRQNKMLMDECKRVSTESQNLRLELSNKFQEAIKDVTNKLEEQRDDSLTQLKENEMLRNQLKQKEDQIALSEQQYAHQLKQKSLELQIADLKIQQHEENFVREQSQMKMYAEQVSSLLATEKNLRLQLTADSEKFQQFQDALVKSNEVFETFKQEIEKMSKSIKELKKENTFLKGKTEKSDFTLIQLVEERERMKKQLEKTKNQKEKLESLCRSLQAERKQNPAVQSNVDSVAA